From Silurus meridionalis isolate SWU-2019-XX chromosome 14, ASM1480568v1, whole genome shotgun sequence, a single genomic window includes:
- the LOC124396886 gene encoding perforin-1-like, protein MLQALLIWGVFATFLTPINSQSCIKASESQCNNADFIPGSNLAGEGFDITTMERKGAFVIDMSSWLKKDRTCTLCKNPYMRGEKQKLPASVVDWRPSQKCRMKVSSSVYHSSESLVSSSTSSIENRWQTDLNIVTPKVQGSVMMAGTNSKLAEYSMQKTKNDKFSFTSQIVKCGYYKYRVSNRPVLHPELSEDFKSLPQRYDKSTKHLYFKLIDMFGTHYITKVTLGGEIRSVTSIKECQASLQGLSVDEVKSCLDLEASVSMGIGSDMQNEAHHCKQDKEKSLNKRSFSSTFSDRETNVFGGNTVNVDLLFSSNTNPKAYKEWVSSLPAHPDVLSYSLMPLHDLLPRKSSIRTHLRNAIKDYILQRALIRNCASPCRTGVKTNPKEPCRCSCHNNKGVALNCCPTQKGFAHVTVTIIKATGLYGDYIGQTDGYVKILLNGKHPRGKTSIIPDNDNPVWNSVFHLETVELSKFRSVKLEVWDEDSGSDDDLLGGCSVPLKSGTNNNICSLNHGLLYYKIQVNCITGLTGSSCMDYKPSPMDAQLKKVYISRNAYPIPRDMLLEMGVLLDERIPRFNMSNIRKAEGFEL, encoded by the exons ATGCTACAGGCACTTCTGATTTGGGGCGTCTTTGCCACCTTTCTCACTCCTATAAACAGCCAGAGCTGTATAAAGGCCAGTGAGTCTCAGTGTAACAATGCAGATTTCATCCCAGGATCCAACCTGGCAGGAGAAGGCTTTGATATCACCACCATGGAACGGAAAGGTGCTTTTGTTATCGACATGAGTTCCTGGCTCAAGAAAGACAGAACCTGCACTCTGTGTAAAAATCCCTACATGAGAGGTGAAAAGCAGAAGCTCCCGGCTTCTGTGGTGGACTGGAGACCGAGTCAGAAGTGCAGAATGAAGGTGTCCAGCTCCGTCTACCACTCCAGTGAGTCCTTGGTCAGCTCCAGCACGTCGTCTATTGAAAACCGCTGGCAGACAGATTTGAACATAGTGACTCCAAAAGTCCAGGGATCAGTGATGATGGCAGGCACTAACTCCAAGCTGGCTGAATATTCAATGCAGAAAACCAAAAACGACAAGTTCAGCTTCACCAGCCAGATCGTCAAATGTGGATACTACAA GTACAGGGTTTCAAATCGTCCAGTCCTGCACCCGGAGCTAAGTGAAGATTTTAAAAGTCTCCCTCAGAGATATGATAAGTCTACAAAGCACCTGTACTTCAAGCTGATTGACATGTTTGGTACTCATTACATCACAAAG GTGACTCTGGGTGGAGAAATTCGCTCTGTGACCAGCATAAAGGAGTGCCAGGCATCACTGCAGGGTCTGAGTGTGGATGAGGTGAAGTCTTGTCTGGATCTGGAGGCTTCTGTCAGTATGGGAATAGGTTCAGACATGCAAAATGAGGCTCATCACTGCAAGCAGGACAAGGAAAAGTCTCTGAACAAAAGAAGCTTCTCCAGCACCTTCAGTGACAG GGAAACAAACGTGTTTGGTGGCAACACTGTGAATGTCGATCTCCTTTTCTCATCAAATACCAATCCAAAGGCCTATAAGGAGTGGGTTTCATCTCTACCTGCTCACCCTGATGTTCTTTCTTACTCGCTCATGCCTCTTCATGATCTTCTGCCAAGGAAGTCATCAATCCGAACGCATTTACGCAATGCCATCAAGGACTACATTCTCCAGAGGGCCCTGATACGCAACTGCGCAAGCCCATGTAGGACTGGTGTAAAGACCAACCCTAAGGAACCATGTAGGTGCAGCTGCCACAACAACAAAGGTGTGGCCCTCAACTGCTGCCCCACTCAGAAAGGCTTTGCTCATGTCACTGTAACTATTATCAAAGCCACAGGTTTGTATGGAGATTACATCGGTCAGACGGATGGGTATGTCAAGATCCTCCTCAACGGAAAACACCCAAGAGGAAAGACGTCCATAATCCCAGATAATGACAATCCCGTTTGGAACAGCGTATTTCATCTGGAAACTGTGGAGCTTTCTAAATTCAGAAGTGTGAAGCTGGAGGTCTGGGATGAGGACAGTGGGTCAGATGATGATCTACTTGGGGGTTGTAGTGTTCCACTGAAAAGTggaacaaataacaatatctgTTCCCTTAATCATGGACTGCTGTATTATAAAATCCAGGTGAACTGCATCACTGGTTTGACTGGTTCTTCATGCATGGATTACAAGCCTTCTCCCATGGATGCACAGCTGAAGAAAGTGTACATCTCCAGGAACGCCTACCCGATTCCCAGAGACATGCTCCTGGAGATGGGCGTGCTCCTTGACGAACGCATTCCCCGCTTCAACATGAGCAACATCCGCAAAGCTGAAGGTTTTGAGTTGTAA